In Mercurialis annua linkage group LG6, ddMerAnnu1.2, whole genome shotgun sequence, the following are encoded in one genomic region:
- the LOC126686104 gene encoding uncharacterized protein LOC126686104: protein MDGQSSFRNSLELMLMHFGRNVNDVVYVPEADPNQQVVTSDGSSDHTQANDLPSLPHSFEDQRTPLNYYEFLTEHSSLIEKPHTHDNVLDPASVTDSHLVQCISEIQPELLYGYPGLASASKLAVSSLDLDSWKLNPYSYMFDTSHHEPSLNIKCNEQDLMVELKSFQDQSQAQSHIPLTQGLSEEVCIASQSRPRAKVVPSVFMSNPGYNASRRKATLNDRQRKERISERLQALQELLPHSVQGSQTRVMDAIIEHVKYLQFQMKELSRSRLRGDLHSGPSIFLEGYQHYILQKQLMNEPLEDTMEKFLKANSSAATKFLESKGLLVLPMALADRLKQAI from the exons ATGGATGGACAAAGTAGCTTCCGGAATTCTCTAGAGCTGATGTTGATGCACTTTGGAAGGAATGTTAATGATGTTGTTTATGTACCTGAAGCCGATCCTAATCAGCAAGTTGTTACATCAGATGGAAGTAGTGATCATACCCAGGCTAATGATCTGCCTTCATTACCTCATTCCTTTGAGGACCAGAGAACACCTCttaattattatgaatttttaacgGAGCATTCATCTCTTATTGAGAAACCTCATACTCATGATAATGTGTTGGACCCAGCTTCTGTTACTGACTCACATCTTGTTCAATGCATAAGTGAAATCCAGCCAGAATTGCTTTATGGCTATCCGGGATTGGCTTCTGCTTCAAAGCTTGCTGTTTCTTCTCTTGATTTGGATTCATGGAAATTGAATCCCTATTCCTACATGTTTGACACTAGCCACCATGAACCTTCCCTCAAT ATAAAATGCAATGAGCAGGACCTAATGGTTGAATTGAAAAGTTTCCAAGATCAGAGCCAAGCCCAG AGTCATATTCCATTGACACAAGGGCTCAGTGAAGAAGTCTGTATTGCTTCACAAAGTCGTCCAAGGGCAAAAGTTGTTCCATCTGTCTTTATGTCCAATCCAGGCTACAATGCATCAAGACGAAAAGCTACTTTAAATGATCGA CAACGTAAGGAGCGAATATCTGAAAGACTGCAGGCACTGCAAGAACTGCTTCCACATTCTGTTCAG GGAAGCCAAACAAGAGTGATGGATGCAATTATTGAACATGTCAAGTACCTGCAGTTCCAAATGAAG GAATTAAGTCGGAGCAGATTGAGAGGTGACCTGCATTCTGGTCCTTCCATTTTCCTTGAG GGATATCAACACTATATTCTTCAGAAGCAGCTGATGAATGAACCTCTTGAAGACACAATGGAGAAGTTTCTGAAAGCAAATTCATCTGCTGCAACAAAGTTCTTGGAGAGCAAGGGTCTTTTGGTACTGCCAATGGCTTTGGCTGACAGATTAAAACAAGCCATATAG
- the LOC126653546 gene encoding uncharacterized protein LOC126653546, translated as MATPEVLHRIDEYSPFHDHPKAENGNSRALSIEKRIEFLENLAGKVSNRRSRRWINDRLLMELVPRLDADEIKGLFAPPPWGDATPPSAFSMTNVAEWEKFRNIDMDKQAHIINGLSSSPPKRKGRIDADKVAVLNAWRRIDCRTREALRRSFLTDLIEGYETCIRSFIQETEDEEVLTFRVQDPFQRLLLHGVCEFYNLASVTVSGTTDAESLKTTTIKKKKLAVIELPTITLSHFLKMSKEGIW; from the exons ATGGCGACACCTGAGGTTCTGCATCGTATTGACGAATATTCTCCTTTTCACGATCATCCTAAAG CTGAGAATGGAAACTCACGAGCTTTATCAATTGAGAAAAGAATCGAGTTTCTTGAAAACTTGGCTggcaaa GTAAGCAACAGGAGATCTCGTAGATGGATTAACGACCGTTTGTTGATGGAACTTGTTCCTCGCTTAGATGCTGATGAAATTAAAGGCTTGTTTGCTCCACCTCCCTGGg GTGATGCTACTCCACCATCAGCATTTTCCATGACTAATGTGGCTGAGTGGGAGAAATTTAGGAATATAGATATGGATAAGCAGGCCCATATCATTAATGGTCTGAGTAGCTCACCACCGAAAAGGAAGGGTCGTATTGATGCTGATAAGGTGGCTGTCCTTAATGCGTGGCGCAGAATTGATTGCCGAACGAGAGAGGCCCTTCGTCGTAGCTTTCTTACGGATCTTATTGAGGGATATGAG ACATGTATCCGCTCCTTCATTCAGGAGACTGAGGATGAAGAAGTTCTGACATTTCGAGTTCAAGATCCTTTTCAGAGATTGTTGCTTCATGGTGTTTGTGAG TTTTACAATTTGGCATCAGTAACAGTGTCGGGGACCACTGATGCAGAATCATTGAAGACAACTacgataaagaagaagaaactgGCTGTGATTGAGCTCCCAACTATCACCCTCTCACATTTTCTGAAGATGTCCAAGGAAGGCATTTGGTGA
- the LOC126653545 gene encoding uncharacterized protein LOC126653545 has translation MGKQLVKYFVVDAFTDSAFKGNPAAVSLLEEEKDDKWLQSVAAEFNMPVTCYLTRITRSDTISSTPRFRLRWFATVVEVALCGHATLAASHAIFSNGLIDSDIIEFETLSGILTAKKIPKIIEDNVPTTQNDGPDDCFLIELNFPAISTAEFDSDDITPVSKALNLNCASIIDIRRTTTTDDLFVVLPSAKAVSELQPHFDDVLKCPGRGIIVTGVAPPESEFDFYTRFFCPKFGVNEDAVCGSAHCALAPYWGKKLGKCDFMAYQASQRSGILDIHLDELNQRVLLQGKAVTIMQGSILV, from the exons ATGGGGAAACAACTGGTCAAATACTTTGTG GTGGACGCGTTCACAGATTCAGCTTTTAAAGGGAACCCTGCAGCTGTAAGTTTATtagaagaagagaaagatgaCAAGTGGTTGCAGTCTGTTGCTGCTGAGTTCAACATGCCTGTAACCTGCTACTTGACTCGCATCACTCGTTCTGACACTATTTCTTCTACTCCCAGGTTTCGTCTTAGGTGGTTTGCTACTGTTGTTGAG GTTGCACTTTGTGGTCATGCAACATTAGCAGCTTCACACGCCATCTTTTCTAATGGTTTGATAGATTCTGACATCATTGAGTTTGAGACACTATCTGGGATTTTAACAGCTAAGAAGATTCCTAAAATTATCGAAGACAATGTCCCAACCACTCAAAATGATGGACCAGATGATTGCTTTCTCATTGAATTGAACTTTCCTGCTATCTCAACTGCTGAGTTCGACTCTGATGATATTACGCCAGTTTCTAAAGCCTTGAATTTGAATTGTGCTTCTATAATTGATATCAGGAGGACTACTACTACAGACGACCTTTTT GTTGTGCTGCCATCTGCTAAAGCTGTAAGTGAATTGCAGCCACATTTTGATGATGTGCTAAAATGTCCCGGAAGGGGAATAATCGTTACTGGAGTTGCTCCACCGGAGTCTGAATTTGACTTTTACACTCGATTCTTCTGTCCCAAATTTGGAGTGAATGAG GATGCGGTCTGTGGGAGTGCACATTGTGCTTTAGCCCCTTATTGGGGAAAGAAACTCGGAAAGTGTGATTTTATGGCGTATCAG GCATCACAAAGAAGTGGGATTTTAGACATTCATTTGGATGAGCTGAATCAGAGAGTTCTGCTGCAGGGAAAAGCTGTTACTATTATGCAAGGCTCTATTCTGGTCTAA
- the LOC126687438 gene encoding uncharacterized protein LOC126687438, translated as MHFNFVFSKQLNFFFLVHRPLWKMGKQLVKYFVVDAFTDSAFKGNPAAVCLLEEDKDDKWLQSVAAEFNISQTSYLSRITHSDTISSNPRFRLRWFTPIAEVPLCGHATLAAAHIIFSNGLVNSDIIEFETLSGILTAKKVSEISKDNVQTTQNGEANEGFLIELNFPTVSTAEFNSVDLELIYKALNCASIIDIRRTTTADDLLVVLPSAKAVIEVQPQLDDIRKCPGRGIIVTGVAPPESEFDFYSRFFCPKLGINEDPVCGSAHCVLALYWGKKLGKCDLMAYQASSRSGILDIHLDEPNQRVLLHGKSVTVMQGSILV; from the exons ATGCATTTTAACTTTGTCTTCTCTAAACAACTTAACTTTTTCTTTCTGGTTCATCGCCCCCTGtggaaaatgggaaaacaactCGTCAAATATTTTGTG GTGGATGCATTCACGGATTCAGCTTTCAAAGGGAATCCAGCAGCTGTATGTTTATTAGAAGAAGATAAAGATGATAAATGGTTGCAATCTGTTGCTGCTGAGTTCAACATCTCTCAAACCAGCTATTTGAGTCGCATCACTCATTCTGACACCATTTCTTCTAATCCCAGGTTCCGTCTTAGGTGGTTTACTCCTATTGCTGAG GTTCCGCTTTGTGGTCATGCAACACTAGCAGCTGCGCACATCATCTTTTCTAATGGTTTGGTAAATTCTGACATTATTGAGTTTGAAACACTATCTGGGATTCTAACAGCTAAGAAGGTTTCTGAAATCAGCAAAGACAATGTCCAAACTACTCAAAATGGTGAAGCAAATGAAGGCTTTCTCATCGAATTAAATTTCCCTACTGTCTCAACTGCTGAATTCAACTCTGTCGATCTTGAGCTAATTTATAAAGCCTTGAATTGTGCTTCCATAATCGATATCAGGAGGACTACTACTGCTGACGACCTTCTT GTCGTGCTGCCATCTGCTAAAGCTGTAATTGAAGTACAGCCACAGCTTGATGATATACGAAAATGTCCTGGAAGGGGAATAATTGTTACTGGAGTTGCTCCACCAGAGTCTGAATTTGACTTTTACAGCCGATTCTTCTGTCCTAAATTGGGAATTAATGAG GATCCAGTTTGTGGAAGTGCACACTGTGTTTTAGCCCTTTATTGGGGAAAGAAGCTGGGGAAGTGTGATCTTATGGCCTATCAG GCCTCATCAAGAAGTGGAATATTGGACATTCATTTGGATGAGCCGAATCAGAGAGTTCTGCTGCACGGAAAATCTGTAACTGTTATGCAAGGCTCCATTTTGGTTTAA
- the LOC126687439 gene encoding uncharacterized protein LOC126687439, whose amino-acid sequence MGKQLVKYFVVDAFTDSAFKGNPAAVCLLEEDKDDEWLQSVAAEFNISETCYLTRLTRSHTNSSNPRFTLRWFTPVAEVELCGHATLAASHTIFSNGLVNSDIIEFETLSGILTAKKVPEISKDNVPTAQNGEANHCFLIELNFPTASTAEFNSVDLAPISKALNCDSIIDIRRTSTSDDIFVVLPSAKAVSELQPQFDEILKCPGRGIIVTGVAPPESEFDFYSRFFCPKYGINEDPVCGSAHCALAPYWGKKLGKCDFLAYQASPRSGILDIHLDEVNERVLLRGKAVTVMQGSLLV is encoded by the exons atggggaaacaactgGTCAAATATTTTGTG GTGGATGCATTCACGGATTCAGCTTTCAAAGGGAACCCAGCAGCTGTATGTTTATTAGAAGAAGATAAAGACGATGAATGGTTGCAATCTGTTGCAGCTGAGTTCAACATTTCCGAAACCTGCTATTTGACTCGCCTCACTCGTTCTCATACAAATTCTTCTAATCCCAGGTTTACTCTTAGGTGGTTTACTCCTGTTGCTGAG GTTGAGCTTTGTGGTCATGCAACCCTAGCAGCTTCACACACCATATTTTCTAATGGTTTGGTAAATTCTGACATTATTGAGTTTGAGACACTATCTGGGATTCTTACAGCTAAGAAGGTTCCTGAAATCAGCAAAGACAATGTCCCAACTGCTCAAAATGGTGAAGCAAATCATTGCTTTCTCATTGAATTAAATTTCCCAACTGCCTCAACTGCTGAATTCAACTCTGTTGATCTTGCGCCAATTTCTAAAGCCTTAAATTGTGATTCCATAATCGATATAAGAAGGACTTCTACTTCAGACGACATTTTT GTAGTGCTGCCATCTGCTAAAGCTGTAAGTGAATTACAGCCACAGTTTGACGAGATACTAAAATGTCCTGGAAGGGGAATAATTGTTACTGGAGTTGCTCCACCGGAATCTGAATTTGACTTTTACAGTCGATTCTTCTGTCCTAAATATGGCATTAATGAG GATCCAGTTTGTGGGAGTGCACATTGTGCTTTAGCTCCTTATTGGGGAAAGAAGCTGGGGAAGTGTGATTTTTTGGCCTATCAG GCATCACCAAGAAGTGGAATTTTGGACATTCATTTGGATGAGGTGAATGAGAGAGTGTTGCTGCGGGGGAAAGCTGTTACTGTTATGCAAGGCTCTCTTTTGGTGTAA
- the LOC126685913 gene encoding probable aspartic proteinase GIP1 has protein sequence MSLLFIIFFSLIFHYPLVSPQKTLYAPIQKDPITLLYTITLHLKTPPQPTKLHLDIGASFTWLDCTNYTSPKSKRISCSSPICASFHTYACANHSCSLYPENPITRQATLAAAFTDTLSLPEADNGSSAPVQFVPVPGFVFSCSRTFLLNGLAKDVAGLAALGRSSHSLPAQITTAVSSPRRFALCLSSSTGVVLFGSSGGGGSYSNSLVYTKLIVNPVGSTVISYGQQPSDEYFISLTSIKVNGKPVNFNRSQIQIDENGYGGTKISTDTPYTILESSIYEAFVKLFVNESAGLNLTVTNAVKPFDVCYKASDVIGTRVGPGVPTVDFVMESDDVFWRIFGSNSMVRIERDDVDVWCLGFVDGGVNMRSAVVIGGHQMEDNVIVFDLDENRFGFSSSLLLKGTNCANFKY, from the coding sequence ATGTCTCTGCtattcatcatcttcttctccTTAATCTTCCACTACCCATTAGTTTCCCCCCAAAAAACACTCTACGCACCCATTCAAAAAGACCCAATCACCCTCCTCTACACCATAACACTTCATCTCAAAACCCCTCCTCAGCCCACAAAACTACACCTCGACATCGGAGCCTCCTTCACATGGCTGGACTGCACCAATTACACTTCGCCCAAATCTAAACGCATTTCTTGCTCTTCTCCGATCTGCGCTTCTTTTCACACCTATGCATGCGCTAACCACTCCTGCTCTCTTTACCCTGAAAATCCCATCACTCGTCAAGCCACTCTCGCCGCTGCTTTCACCGACACGCTTTCACTACCGGAAGCCGATAATGGATCGTCAGCTCCGGTTCAATTCGTACCCGTACCCGGTTTTGTTTTCTCATGTTCGAGAACCTTCCTTCTTAATGGACTGGCTAAAGACGTAGCTGGACTCGCCGCGCTCGGCCGGTCTAGTCATTCACTTCCGGCGCAGATTACCACCGCCGTCTCTTCTCCGCGGCGTTTTGCGCTTTGTCTGTCTAGCTCAACCGGCGTCGTTTTGTTTGGGAGtagcggcggcggcggttctTATTCAAACTCACTAGTGTACACAAAACTCATCGTAAATCCAGTGGGGTCCACTGTCATATCATACGGTCAGCAACCGTCGGATGAGTATTTCATAAGTTTGACTTCCATCAAAGTCAACGGGAAACCGGTTAATTTCAACAGGTCGCAAATACAAATAGATGAGAACGGTTACGGCGGAACAAAAATCTCCACCGACACCCCGTACACTATTCTAGAAAGTTCCATTTACGAGGCGTTTGTGAAATTATTTGTGAATGAATCAGCTGGTTTGAATCTTACGGTAACGAATGCAGTCAAGCCGTTCGATGTGTGTTACAAAGCGAGTGATGTGATCGGAACGCGTGTGGGTCCGGGTGTTCCGACCGTTGATTTTGTGATGGAGAGTGATGATGTGTTTTGGAGGATTTTTGGGTCGAATTCAATGGTGAGGATTGAGAGAGATGATGTTGATGTGTGGTGCTTGGGGTTTGTTGATGGTGGGGTCAATATGAGGAGTGCTGTGGTGATTGGTGGGCATCAGATGGAGGATAATGTAATTGTGTTTGATTTAGATGAAAATAGATTTGGATTTAGTTCTTCCCTTTTGCTCAAAGGGACTAATTGTGCTAACTTCAAATATTAG